GAAGCGGGAAAGCGCGGCGGCCTCGCTGGCGGCTTCAAGGGCGGTCTTGCGGCCTTCGAAGCGCTCGGTGAGGGCCATTTTGACGCCGTTGGCGGCCTGCCCCAGGCGGGGCCGGTCCTCCGGCGAAAGTTCGGGCAGGCGGCCCATGATCTGCGCAAGACGCCCCTTGCGGCCAAGGAAGGCGACGCGCAGTTCCTCAAGCTCCGTCAATGACGAAGCCTGGTCCAGGCCTCTTTCGAGTTCCGGGACCAGGCTTTCCAGTTCCTTGAGAAGGTCCATGCGTAGAGACCCCGTATGGGGTTAGTTGAGTTTCGAGGCGGCGAGTTGCGCCAGCTTCGCGAAATCTTCCTTCTCGCGCACGGCAAGGTCGGCAAGCACCTTGCGGTTCAGGGAGATGCCGGCAAGGGTGAGGCCGTGCATGAACTTGCTGTACGACAGGCCGTGCATGCGGGCGCCGGCGTTGATGCGCAGGATCCACAGCTTGCGGAATTCGCGCTTCTTCACCTTGCGGTCGCGGAACGCGTACATCCACGAACGTTCCACGGCCTCGCGGGCGGTGCGGTACAGCTTGCTGCGGCCGCCACGGAAACCCTTGGCCGCGTCCAGATACTTCTTGTGACGCCTGTGGGAGGCGAGACCTCTCTTCACGCGCATGGAATACCTCCATCGTGATCTTGACTCCGCGAGGCGAGAGACCGGGCCAGCGGAGCGGATAATGTAAAGTGCGGGATGCGCTCTCGTTACACAGAGAGCACGCCTTGCCGGGGCAGAGGCCCCGACGAAGGCGATTCAAAAAAAGGAATTTTGTTCTCCGGCAAGGAGGACGAGCCTTTTGCGAAGGGAGTGTACTCTTAGGTACTCGACCGGAGCAAAAGGCGAGTCCGACGCAGCCGGAGGGCAAAAGTACTTTTTTGAACGCCTTCGTTAGGCGTAGGGCATCATCCGGCGCACAGCCTTCTCATTGGTGCTGTCCACCGTGGCGGACTGGCCGAGGCGCATGCGGCGCTTGGCGTTCTTCTTCGTGAGGATGTGGCGCAGGTTCTGCTTGCGGCGCTTGAACTTGCCGCTGCCGGTCACGGAGAAGCGCTTGGCGGCGGAACGCCGGGTCTTGATCTTGGGCATTGGATACTCCTTGCCGTTCTCTGCTCGCGCCGTGGCCGCCGGGGCGGCAACGGACGCATGACGAAGCCCCCCGCAAGGCGGAGGACCCGGTTTGCCTTCTCAAGGACTGGATCGTCGAAAATTCCCGGTCGGTTGCAGCGGCGCAAGCGACCGCACCCCCGGCGAGAGGGGGCATAATGCGATAAAAACGCGCCGGAAGCAAGGGCCGAAACGGCCTATTTCTTCGGCAGCGGAGCGAGCATCATGAACAGGGTGCGGCCTTCGGCGCGGGCCTCCTGGTCCATCTTGGCGATGTCCTTGGTATCCTCGACGATACGATCGAGAATGGACTGGCCGCGATCCTTGTGGACGATTTCGCGCCCGCGGAAGAAGACGGTGACCTTGCAGCGGTCGC
This region of Nitratidesulfovibrio sp. SRB-5 genomic DNA includes:
- the rplT gene encoding 50S ribosomal protein L20, yielding MRVKRGLASHRRHKKYLDAAKGFRGGRSKLYRTAREAVERSWMYAFRDRKVKKREFRKLWILRINAGARMHGLSYSKFMHGLTLAGISLNRKVLADLAVREKEDFAKLAQLAASKLN
- the rpmI gene encoding 50S ribosomal protein L35; the protein is MPKIKTRRSAAKRFSVTGSGKFKRRKQNLRHILTKKNAKRRMRLGQSATVDSTNEKAVRRMMPYA